In one Nocardioides luteus genomic region, the following are encoded:
- a CDS encoding LysR family transcriptional regulator — MQPHQLEYFVAVAETGSFTAGADRVGVVQSAVSAAIKQLERGLGAPLIERGYHRLTLTAEGEALLPRARDVLAGIEAAREAVAGARGQVVGTVLFGTLSYTGRWNIAEVLQGFAARHPGITVRMRQTISGSATNEADVRSGALDLALVSTPAASLPGLTLTRIHGDELVFVCAPGHRLARAGAVSAADLAEETWVDFPTGWGNRTVVDAAFASAGVSRTVRTEVTSFELARNLVCRGLGVSVVPRSSIAGDPGVVAVPIGLEWSFQLAVPSNRRISVAAARLAEAVTASAL; from the coding sequence ATGCAGCCGCACCAGCTGGAGTACTTCGTCGCCGTCGCCGAGACCGGCAGCTTCACCGCCGGCGCGGACCGGGTCGGTGTCGTGCAGTCCGCCGTCTCCGCAGCCATCAAGCAGCTCGAGCGGGGCCTCGGGGCGCCGCTGATCGAGCGCGGCTACCACCGCCTCACGCTCACCGCCGAGGGGGAGGCGCTGCTCCCACGGGCTCGCGACGTGCTCGCCGGCATCGAGGCTGCCCGAGAGGCGGTCGCCGGCGCCCGCGGGCAGGTGGTCGGCACCGTCCTGTTCGGCACGCTGTCCTACACCGGCCGCTGGAACATCGCCGAGGTCCTGCAGGGCTTCGCCGCCCGCCACCCCGGCATCACCGTGCGCATGCGCCAGACCATCTCCGGCAGCGCCACCAACGAGGCAGACGTACGCTCCGGGGCCCTCGATCTCGCACTGGTCTCCACGCCCGCGGCCTCGCTGCCCGGGCTGACGCTGACCCGGATCCACGGCGACGAGCTGGTCTTCGTCTGCGCCCCCGGCCACCGCCTGGCGCGGGCCGGTGCGGTGTCCGCCGCCGACCTCGCCGAGGAGACCTGGGTCGACTTCCCGACGGGCTGGGGCAACCGTACGGTCGTGGATGCCGCGTTCGCCTCCGCCGGCGTCTCCCGGACGGTCCGCACCGAGGTCACCAGCTTCGAGCTCGCCCGCAACCTCGTCTGCCGCGGTCTGGGCGTCTCGGTCGTGCCCCGGTCGTCGATCGCGGGCGACCCCGGGGTCGTCGCCGTCCCGATCGGCCTGGAGTGGTCCTTCCAGCTCGCCGTCCCGAGCAACCGACGGATCTCCGTTGCCGCCGCGCGGCTCGCCGAGGCGGTCACCGCCTCGGCGCTCTGA
- a CDS encoding acyl-CoA dehydrogenase: protein MSHYKSNLRDIEFNLFEVFGTDKVLGTGPFADLDVDTAKEILAEVERLSREDLAESFVEADRNPPVFDPKTNTAPVPAAFKKSYDAWMESGFWSLQTPEEIGGQVAPNSLIWATAEMLLGANPAIWMYGAGPFFSKVVYENGNDRDKRIAEIMVERLWGSTMVLTEPDAGSDVGAGKTFATPNEDGSWNITGVKRFITSAESDLQENIMHLVLARPKGVEGVGGPGTKGLSLFLVPKYHFDHETGELTGERNGAYVTNVEHKMGIKVSNTCELTFGDPQVGGGEPAKGWLLGEVHDGIRQMFDVIENARMMVGTKAIATLSTGYLNALEYAKTRVQGADLTKAAKTDPRVTITHHPDVRRSLLVQKSFAEGMRALVYYTTSWQEKVVLTEDGSDENKLAAAVNDLLLPIVKGYGSERAWTLLGTESLQTFGGSGFLQEYPIEQYVRDAKIDSIYEGTTAIQGQDFFFRKIVKNQGAALGQIAGEIQAFLDNEGSAELKESRALLATALEDVNAIVGHMFNDLMASQEEITNIYKVAQNTSRLLLAVGDVVVAWLLLRQAEIALAALAGDPGKDKDFYTGKVAAAKFFASYNLPKLTAERAIAEAIDNSIMDLPESAF, encoded by the coding sequence GTCTTCGGCACCGACAAGGTGCTCGGCACCGGTCCCTTCGCGGACCTGGACGTCGACACCGCGAAGGAGATCCTCGCCGAGGTCGAGCGTCTTTCTCGCGAGGACCTCGCCGAGTCGTTCGTCGAGGCCGACCGCAACCCGCCGGTCTTCGACCCCAAGACCAACACCGCTCCGGTCCCGGCCGCGTTCAAGAAGTCCTACGACGCGTGGATGGAGTCGGGCTTCTGGAGCCTGCAGACTCCCGAGGAGATCGGCGGCCAGGTGGCCCCGAACTCGCTGATCTGGGCGACCGCCGAGATGCTGCTGGGCGCCAACCCGGCGATCTGGATGTACGGCGCCGGCCCGTTCTTCTCGAAGGTCGTCTACGAGAACGGCAACGACCGCGACAAGCGCATCGCCGAGATCATGGTCGAGCGCCTGTGGGGCTCCACGATGGTGCTGACCGAGCCCGACGCGGGCTCCGACGTCGGCGCCGGCAAGACCTTCGCCACCCCCAACGAGGACGGCTCCTGGAACATCACCGGCGTCAAGCGCTTCATCACCAGCGCCGAGTCGGACCTGCAGGAGAACATCATGCACCTCGTCCTCGCCCGCCCGAAGGGCGTCGAGGGCGTCGGCGGCCCGGGCACCAAGGGCCTCTCCCTCTTCCTCGTGCCGAAGTACCACTTCGACCACGAGACCGGTGAGCTCACCGGCGAGCGCAACGGTGCGTACGTCACCAACGTCGAGCACAAGATGGGCATCAAGGTGTCCAACACCTGCGAGCTCACCTTCGGCGACCCGCAGGTCGGCGGCGGCGAGCCCGCCAAGGGCTGGCTGCTGGGCGAGGTGCACGACGGCATCCGCCAGATGTTCGACGTCATCGAGAACGCTCGGATGATGGTCGGCACCAAGGCGATCGCAACCCTGTCGACCGGCTACCTGAACGCGCTGGAGTACGCCAAGACCCGCGTCCAGGGCGCCGACCTGACCAAGGCCGCCAAGACCGACCCGCGCGTCACGATCACCCACCACCCCGACGTGCGTCGCTCGCTGCTGGTGCAGAAGTCGTTCGCCGAGGGCATGCGCGCGCTGGTCTACTACACGACCTCGTGGCAGGAGAAGGTCGTCCTCACCGAGGACGGCTCCGACGAGAACAAGCTGGCCGCCGCGGTCAACGACCTGCTGCTGCCGATCGTCAAGGGCTACGGCTCCGAGCGCGCCTGGACGCTGCTCGGCACCGAGTCGCTGCAGACCTTCGGTGGGTCGGGCTTCCTGCAGGAGTACCCGATCGAGCAGTACGTCCGCGACGCCAAGATCGACTCGATCTACGAGGGCACCACCGCGATCCAGGGCCAGGACTTCTTCTTCCGCAAGATCGTGAAGAACCAGGGCGCCGCGCTCGGCCAGATCGCCGGCGAGATCCAGGCCTTCCTCGACAACGAGGGCTCCGCCGAGCTCAAGGAGTCGCGTGCCCTGCTCGCGACCGCGCTCGAGGACGTCAACGCGATCGTCGGCCACATGTTCAACGACCTGATGGCCTCCCAGGAGGAGATCACCAACATCTACAAGGTCGCCCAGAACACCTCGCGCCTGCTGCTCGCCGTCGGCGACGTCGTGGTCGCGTGGCTGCTGCTGCGCCAGGCCGAGATCGCCCTCGCCGCCCTGGCTGGCGACCCCGGCAAGGACAAGGACTTCTACACCGGCAAGGTCGCCGCCGCGAAGTTCTTCGCCTCCTACAACCTGCCCAAGCTGACCGCTGAGCGGGCCATCGCCGAGGCGATCGACAACTCGATCATGGACCTGCCGGAGTCGGCCTTCTGA